In Salarias fasciatus chromosome 20, fSalaFa1.1, whole genome shotgun sequence, a single window of DNA contains:
- the ncoa6 gene encoding nuclear receptor coactivator 6 isoform X2 — protein sequence MAHRQTLPELSRRTGDLEPDNESDRDSGVGDETGEDADSCHGNTEEEKAGKQDGMDEHSGEGEDFTVFIAFQGNMDDEDFSHKLETVLSGIPSVLDMDSERLQPHHVEPWNSVRVTFNIPRDAAERLRLLAQNNQQQLRDLGILSVQIEGEGAINVAVGPNRGQEIRVNGPIGAPGQMRMDVGFPGQPGPGVRMANPGMVPPGPGMVSQTMLPGSSGQMHPRLQRPASQTDVMDPMMPGMPVQQQQQLQHQQPGAHGSGQMPPQAAHHMQALQVGRPLNPATLQQLQQQHHQQQQAQQQAQLSQLGPRPPFNPSGQMPVPPGWNQLSSGVLQPPAAQGGPAWRKPPPQAQMVPRPPSLATVQTPNHPPPPYPFGSQQAGQVFNTMGQGQLQQQQQTGMGQFAAPQPKGQQAGPGVVTGPPRPPPPLPSTSGPQGNLTAKSPGSSSSPFQQGSPGTPPMMAQRPTTPQGFPQGVGSPGRAALGQQGNMQQGFMGMPQHGQPGMPKRPMGFPNPNFVQGQVSASTPGTPGGAAGQQLQSSQAMTHTGAQPSASTPNSMQGPPHAPPNVMGVQSNMAGPTPGTTAGPSMGQQQPGLQTQMMSLQHQAQPVSSSPSQMVQGQGGGQTVLSRPHSQGQRGGMTPPKQMMPQQGQGVMHGQGQMVGGQGHQAMLLQQQQQQQQNSMMEQMVANQMQGNKQAFGGKIPAGVMPGQMMRGPSPNMPGNMAQFQGQVGPQQMTPQQQQQMAQLQQQQLQQQQQHQLQQQQLQQQQQQHQQMNQQQPQQVPIAGNPNQAMGVHTQQMRLPAGHPLIQQQLQQQQLQQQQKQQQAMLQQQQQQQQQQQQQQQQQQQQQQQQQQQQQQQQQQVAQQHPHAMGDPNGGPGELGVQQMVPDMQAQQQQGMMGGPQHMQMGNGHFAGHGMNFNSQFPGQMPMGGPCGQPGGFPVSKDVTLTSPLLVNLLQSDISASQFGPGGKQGPGGASPAKPKKKKPARKKKPKEGEGQQQAEGLGGLDVTAGMEDTELSNLGGEQSLGLDNSGQKLPDFVNRPAGFPAQAGDQRVLQQVPMQFMQQQQQQQQQQQQQQQQQQQQQQQQQQQQQQQLQHMQQQQMQQQQMQHQQQMQQIQQQQIQQQQQQLQLQQQQQMQQMQQMQGLQNAQAQQGMVAPPNSGQGQPQMHPHQLQQQQQPQQQQQAPQPHLQQQQQQQQQQQMMMMLKMQQEQAKNRMPLPPGGQLPPRGMVNPPEVQRHPVSQQGNMPVMINLQGHGGVPPSPDKARTIPLMVNPQLAGAARRMSHPDVGQATQGPGPEEATAVAQPKQDRPGGPEMGVQPGNGTQQIMTSQGSNTHMIKQGPGPTQMPQHTGASPQQQLTTQPQQGGPMPGLHFPNVPTTSQSSRPKTPNRASPRPYHHPLTPTNRPPSTEPSEINLSPERLNASIAGLFPPKINIPLPPRQPNLTRGFDQQGLNPTTLKAIGQAPPSLNLPGNNNNNGNTSGNNANNSQQPFSAVPGAGVAGVKQDKQPGAQGKRASPSNSRRSSPASSRKSATPSPGRQKGAKLAVTCPTPQHQLVNPQGQTMMLSPSSVPPSPVSLPSQVSGGVDAQQTQSTIHGIPSNPADGVRENMPMMAPEQRQVPQVQPQPQALRELSAPRMASPRLPVPQQPKPDVEVQTGTVERQQAHPTPVQDSEVSPALRVAPTSLNQLLDNAGVPTMALRPVQSNTVRDVMGKDSPKSALDSDRPPSSNSQTTDMSTPVVSTSTVTETETKPKPTVSFPTSNPNLQPSSIPSSHPPTNVISTTSLSLTQNPNSTLRVSQSPSINLTPALCSTVNTNTNTTPSVSPSPVISGQNGSVSIVSTSSGPSPVVNPVNTLLKPSPGPKPVTSVHSVIQIPSSSTTISPSQITVFVTSNPITSAPTQQAPTSATMVAVASKNIRPQDIRQQSPVPRPQFITTTPVFINPIFQVPGVSVAPNTTVVSQPVTMMGSIQMSTTNIQLSPVPSSTVSTAANMTSTQTSRSATGPVHITTSMSSSSSSSPSPVGSLITTQQISTGPIKAESSSEVSSTQKSALPIRQPSPHPSPSASSSFQPPLASPPPCSSPGAVNTVRKSPVSPSPTAQLKGKPAQAAVAVSGAPDTQPSAVERPAQVHPGAVLQQVFIPPASPAVQTETPVPHVTAAAPNSITLPAVSSPVTISVQVSVPNQIVSQAPVLASAPAPNPALAATPQAPIVTVVAPTTAVSTPALLSTVPPVQSPVPSVVPIVVVPAPVAEAPHAAPSSSANTSVAPPGQSDPPSVEPAIPPAAAPAETVQTTPVPTEPEALQSQEPATEKTGEEPSAGSEQGWAKKRKTPINLAPRAAVEKPKGPSRRSSRAEKEVEEEPVADSGMRKRSARPGTSAAVKAETAASPTQAKRRKSK from the exons ATGGCACACAGACAAACCCTGCCTGAGCTGTCCCGGAGGACAGGGGACCTGGAGCCAGATAATGAATCCGACAGGGACTCTGGAGTTGGGGATGAGACAGGAGAGGATGCTGacagttgtcatggaaacacggAGGAGGAGAAAGCTGGGAAGCAAGATGGCATGGATGAACACAGCGGGGAAGGAGAAGATTTTACAGTCTTTATTGCATTTCAAGGAAATATGGATGATGAGGACTTCAGCCACAAACTTGAAACTGTCCTCAGTGGGATACCCAGTGTGCTTGATATGG actCTGAAAGACTACAGCCACATCATGTGGAACCGTGGAATAGCGTGCGAGTTACCTTCAACATTCCCCGGGATGCTGCTGAGCGACTCCGACTGTTGGCTCAgaacaaccagcagcagctcagagatcTGGGAATTCTCTCTGTACAGATAGAAG GTGAAGGGGCCATCAATGTGGCTGTGGGACCAAATAGAGGACAAGAAATCAGGGTTAATGGACCAATCGGTGCACCTGGCCAGATGAGGATGGATGTTGGCTTTCCTGGTCAGCCTGGTCCAG GAGTACGGATGGCAAATCCAGGGATGGTCCCTCCAGGGCCGGGTATGGTTAGTCAGACCATGTTACCGGGCAGCAGCGGACAGATGCATCCCCGTCTGCAGAGACCAGCTTCACAAACAG ATGTTATGGATCCAATGATGCCAGGGATGCCCgttcaacagcagcaacaacttcAGCACCAGCAACCTGGTGCTCATGGCTCTGGCCAAATGCCTCCTCAGGCTGCTCATCACATGCAGGCTCTGCAGGTCGGGAGACCCCTCAACCCcgccacactgcagcagctacaacaacaacatcaccagcagcaacaggcccagcagcaggctCAGCTCTCCCAGCTTGGACCGAGACCTCCGTTCAACCCGTCCGGTCAGATGCCTGTGCCTCCAGGTTGGAACCAGTTGTCCTCTGGagtgctgcagccaccagctgCTCAGGGAGGTCCTGCCTGGAGAAAGCCCCCACCCCAAGCCCAGATGGTTCCACGTCCACCCTCCCTTGCTACGGTTCAAACACCAAATCATCCTCCACCACCGTATCCGTTTGGCAGCCAACAGGCTGGACAAGTATTCAACACCATGGGACAAGGACAAttgcagcaacagcagcagacaggaatGGGCCAGTTTGCTGCTCCTCAGCCCAAAGGCCAGCAGGCAGGCCCTGGTGTTGTCACAGGACCACCCcgacctcctccacctcttccatCAACTTCCGGGCCTCAGGGCAACCTCACCGCCAAGTCCCCCGGCTCATCTTCATCCCCCTTTCAGCAGGGTTCACCAGGTACGCCGCCGATGATGGCTCAGAGACCCACAACTCCACAAGGCTTCCCCCAAGGTGTAGGTTCACCAGGGAGAGCAGCCCTTGGCCAACAGGGCAACATGCAGCAAGGATTCATGGGAATGCCTCAGCATGGACAGCCTG GCATGCCAAAGCGTCCTATGGGCTTTCCAAATCCAAACTTTGTTCAAGGTCAGGTGAGTGCCAGCACTCCAGGAAcccctggaggagcagctggtcaGCAGCTACAGAGCAGCCAGGCTATGACTCACACAG GTGCTCAACCATCCGCATCCACACCAAACTCAATGCAAGGACCACCCCATGCCCCACCCAATGTCATGGGTGTACAAAGTAACATGGCAGGTCCAACCCCTGGCACCACTGCTGGGCCGAGTATGGGCCAACAACAGCCTGGCCTTCAGACCCAGATGATGAGCCTCCAGCATCAGGCCCAGCCTGTGTCCTCCTCCCCCAGCCAGATGGTTCAAGgccagggtggaggtcagaccGTCCTCTCAAGGCCCCACAGTCAAGGGCAGAGAGGAGGGATGACCCCACCCAAGCAAATGATGCCTCAACAAGGCCAGGGGGTGATGCATGGGCAGGGTCAGATGGTTGGAGGCCAAGGGCATCAGGCcatgctcctgcagcagcagcagcagcaacaacaaaactcGATGATGGAACAAATGGTGGCCAACCAAATGCAAGGCAACAAGCAGGCATTTGGAGGCAAGATCCCAGCTGGGGTGATGCCTGGCCAGATGATGCGGGGCCCATCCCCAAACATGCCAGGTAACATGGCTCAGTTCCAGGGGCAAGTTGGCCCACAGCAGATGAccccacaacagcagcagcaaatggctcaacttcagcagcagcagttacaacagcagcaacagcatcagctgcaacagcaacaacttcagcaacagcagcagcagcaccaacagATGAATCAGCAGCAACCCCAGCAAGTCCCTATTGCTGGCAACCCTAATCAAGCTATGGGCGTGCACACACAACAGATGAGACTTCCTGCTGGTCATCCACTCATTCAACAAcagttacagcagcagcagttacagcagcagcagaagcaacaACAGGCCATGttgcagcaacagcagcagcaacaacaacaacaacaacaacagcagcagcagcagcagcagcaacaacaacagcagcagcagcagcaacaacagcaacaacaacaagtaGCTCAGCAGCACCCACATGCTATGGGAGATCCAAATGGTGGGCCTGGAGAATTAGGTGTTCAACAAATGGTACCTGACATGcaggcacagcagcagcaaggcatgatgggaggCCCTCAGCACATGCAGATGGGAAATGGGCACTTTGCAGGTCATGGCATGAACTTCAACTCACAGTTCCCAGGTCAGATGCCAATGGGAGGACCCTGTGGACAACCTGGGGGATTTCCTGTCAGCAAGGATGTCACATTAACTAGTCCACTGCTAGTCAATCTGCTACAGAGTGATATCTCAGCCAGCCAGTTTGGACCAGGAGGAAAACAGGGACCCGGTGGTGCAAGTCCAGCAAAAcccaaaaagaagaaaccagCACGGAAGAAAAAACCTAAAGAAGGGGAAGGACAGCAGCAAGCAGAGGGTCTTGG CGGTCTTGATGTGACAGCTGGCATGGAGGATACCGAACTGTCAAATCTGGGCGGTGAGCAGAGTTTGGGCTTAGACAACTCTGGCCAGAAACTACCTGATTTTGTTAACAGACCTGCAG GTTTTCCTGCTCAAGCTGGAGACCAGAGAGTATTGCAACAGGTACCCATGCAGTTtatgcaacagcagcagcagcagcagcaacaacagcagcagcaacaacaacaacaacagcaacaacagcagcagcagcagcagcaacaacaacagcaactgcagcacatgcaacagcagcagatgcagcaacaacaaatgcagcatcagcagcaaatgcaacaaatacaacaacaacagatacaacagcagcagcaacagttacaactgcagcagcagcagcagatgcaacaaatgcaacaaatgCAGGGTCTCCAAAATGCTCAGGCTCAGCAAGGGATGGTAGCCCCGCCGAACTCAGGCCAAGGCCAGCCCCAAATGCACCCTCATCAactgcaacagcaacagcagccacagcagcaacagcaagcTCCACAGCCTCACCTGCAACAGCAG caacaacagcagcagcaacagcagatgatgatgatgctcaAGATGCAGCAAGAGCAGGCAAAGAATCGCATGCCCCTCCCTCCAGGAGGGCAGCTCCCTCCTCGAGGCATGGTGAACCCCCCCGAGGTTCAGAGACACCCTGTTTCACAGCAAGGTAACATGCCTGTAATGATCAACCTTCAAGGACATGGAGGGGTACCACCGTCACCTGACAAAGCTAGAACAATTCCTCTTATGGTAAATCCACAG CTTGCAGGAGCTGCTCGAAGAATGTCTCATCCAGACGTAGGGCAGGCTACCCAAGGCCCGGGACCTGAAGAGGCTACTGCAGTCGCCCAACCCAAACAGGACAGGCCCGGTGGCCCCGAAATGGGGGTGCAGCCTGGAAATGGAACCCAGCAGATTATGACTTCTCAGGGTTCCAACACTCACATGATAAAGCAAGGACCTGGGCCAACACAAATGCCCCAGCACACTGGAGCCAGTCCCCAGCAACAGTTAACCACTCAACCTCAGCAGGGAGGCCCAATGCCAGGCCTTCATTTCCCAAATGTACCAACAACCTCGCAGAGCTCAAGGCCTAAAACCCCAAACAGAGCCAGCCCCAGACCATACCACCATCCCCTCACGCCAACTAATCGTCCACCCAGTACTGAGCCCTCTGAAATCAACCTTTCACCAGAGAGGCTGAACGCCTCCATTGCTGGACTCTTTCCTCCAAAAATCAACATTCCCTTGCCTCCTCGGCAGCCAAACCTAACACGAGGATTTGACCAACAAGGCCTTAACCCAACAACCCTAAAAGCCATCGGGCAAGCTCCCCCTAGCTTAAACCtcccaggcaacaacaacaacaatggtaATACAAGTGGAAACAATGCTAACAACAGTCAGCAGCCATTCTCTGCTGTACCTGGTGCAGGTGTGGCAGGTGTTAAGCAGGACAAACAGCCTGGAGCACAGGGCAAGAGAGCAAGTCCCAGCAATAGCCGACGGTCAAGTCCGGCTTCTAGTCGCAAGTCAGCTACACCAAGTCCAGGAAGACAAAAGGGGGCGAAACTGGCTGTCACTTGCCCTACTCCTCAGCATCAGTTGGTCAACCCACAGGGGCAGACAATGATGCTGAGTCCCTCGTCGGTACCTCCAAGTCCAGTATCTCTGCCTTCACAAGTGAGTGGCGGTGTGGATGCACAACAAACCCAGAGCACAATCCATGGAATTCCAAGTAATCCTGCTGATGGAGTCCGGGAAAATATGCCAATGATGGCACCGGAACAACGTCAAGTCCCCCAAGTTCAACCCCAGCCGCAGGCTTTGAGGGAGTTGTCAGCTCCCAGAATGGCAAGTCCTCGTCTGCCTGTGCCTCAGCAGCCTAAACCTGATGTAGAAGTGCAGACTGGCACTGTTGAGAGGCAACAAGCACACCCAACACCTGTGCAGGACTCCGAGGTTTCACCTGCTCTACGAGTGGCTCCAACATCCCTCAACCAGTTACTGGACAACGCAGGTGTTCCAACCATGGCCCTGCGGCCTGTACAGAGTAATACAGTTAGAGACGTTATGGGGAAGGACAGTCCAAAGTCTGCATTAGACTCAGACAGGCCACCTTCCAGCAATTCGCAAACTACAGATATGTCGACTCCTGTCGTTTCTACTTCCACTGTCACTGAAACAGAAACCAAACCCAAACCTACCGTTTCATTTCCTACTAGTAATCCTAACTTGCAGCCTTCTTCAATTCCCAGCTCACACCCACCCACTAACGTGATCTCCACTACTTCGCTCAGCCTTACTCAAAACCCCAACTCCACTCTGCGTGTCAGCCAAAGTCCCAGTATAAATTTAACGCCTGCCCTCTGCAGTACCGTCAACACCAACACTAATACCACCCCAAGTGTAAGTCCCAGCCCAGTCATCTCTGGTCAGAATGGCTCAGTCTCTATTGTTAGCACTAGTTCAGGACCCAGCCCTGTTGTAAATCCAGTTAATACACTTTTAAAACCAAGTCCTGGTCCTAAACCTGTGACAAGTGTTCACTCAGTCATACAGatcccctcctcttccaccaCTATTTCCCCAAGCCAAATTACTGTGTTTGTAACCTCGAACCCCATCACTTCTGCCCCCACCCAGCAGGCTCCCACATCAGCCACCATGGTGGCTGTCGCTAGCAAGAACATAAGACCTCAGGACATCCGGCAACAGAGCCCCGTACCCCGACCTCAGTTCATCACCACCACCCCTGTATTTATTAACCCCATTTTCCAGGTGCCGGGTGTTTCTGTCGCACCCAATACAACAGTGGTATCCCAGCCCGTCACTATGATGGGATCTATTCAGATGTCCACTACAAACATTCAGCTTTCTCCAGTTCCAAGCAGCACCGTTTCTACCGCTGCTAACATGACCAGCACTCAGACCTCGAGAAGTGCTACTGGACCAGTCCATATTACCACAAGCATgtcatcctcttcatcatcatcaccttcccCTGTTGGCTCTCTCATAACTACTCAGCAGATTAGTACAGGGCCAATCAAAGCGGAAAGCTCCAGCGAGGTATCTTCTACTCAGAAATCTGCTCTCCCTATCCGGCAGCCTTCTCCCCACCCAAGTCCTTCAGCTTCATCTTCCTTTCAACCACCTCTGGCTTCCCCTCCTCCTTGTTCCAGTCCTGGAGCTGTTAATACTGTCCGAAAAAGCCCTGTGTCTCCTTCCCCAACTGCTCAGCTGAAGGGTAAGCCTGCCCAGGCTGCTGTAGCGGTTTCTGGTGCCCCTGACACACAGCCAAGTGCCGTAGAAAGACCTGCACAGGTGCATCCAGGAGCTGTACTCCAGCAGGTCTTTATTCCACCTGCTAGTCCAgccgttcagactgaaacaCCAGTTCCtcatgtcactgctgctgctccaaacaGCATCACTCTCCCAGCAGTCTCATCACCAGTCACGATTTCTGTCCAAGTCAGTGTTCCAAATCAAATTGTAAGCCAGGCTCCAGTTCTTGCTTCAGCTCCGGCCCCAAACCCAGCTCTGGCTGCGACTCCCCAAGCTCCCATTGTCACTGTAGTCGCACCAACCACCGCTGTCTCTACTCCTGCCTTGCTCTCCACGGTCCCTCCTGTGCAAAGTCCCGTACCGTCCGTCGTCCCGATAGTGGTCGTACCTGCACCTGTTGCGGAGGCTCCTCACGCCGCACCTTCTTCCAGTGCTAACACCAGCGTGGCTCCGCCAGGCCAGTCTGACCCTCCATCTGTGGAACCCGCCatcccaccagcagcagcaccggctGAAACCGTTCAAACCACCCCAG TACCTACTGAACCAGAAGCTTTGCAGTCACAGGAACCTGCCACTGAGAAGACAG gTGAAGAGCCATCGGCAGGTTCTGAGCAGGG ATgggcaaagaaaagaaagacgcCCATCAACTTAGCCCCAAG AGCTGCTGTGGAGAAGCCCAAGGGTCCGAGCAGACGTAGCTCCCGGGCGGAGaaagaagtggaggaggagccagtAGCGGACAGCGGCATGAGGAAGAGGTCAGCCAGGCCTGGAACCAGCGCAGCTGTAAAAG CAGAAACTGCAGCGAGTCCCACCCAGGCCAAACGAAGGAAATCTAAATAG